Proteins found in one Streptomyces sp. NBC_00461 genomic segment:
- a CDS encoding NF041680 family putative transposase — protein MSLSVDAPAGEALDVLSRFRVEFYECLYARADALFELTDAVLCADGPVKTLVELSLAVEHRRGHGALYAALDRGWTEPTRLRRALAGLPLPRAADGRIVLAVDVSNWLRPDAPTSDDRLFCHVYGRGDRKTDQLIPGWPYSFIGALETGRTSWVALLDAVRLGPADDATAVTTTQLRDVIRRLTQAGHWHPGDPEILIVMDSGYDVAYLSHALADLPVVLVGRLRSDRFMLRDPGPARCGPKGGRPRRHGGVLTFAKPDSWHEPDVTTSTDTTRYGKAQATAWDRIHPRLTHRGPWLDHAQEELPVLHGTLIRLKVERLPGDRDPKPVWLWCSATAATSAQVDLWWQSFLRRFDLEHTFRLMKQTLGWTAPQVRHADTADLWTWLVIDAHTQLRLARPLAEDLRRPWERRTEPRRLTPARVRRGFRNLRPTTACPAAAPKPSRPGPGRPPGSKNSNRAKRHDVGKTVKRAETIKEHQARRG, from the coding sequence ATGAGTCTGTCTGTCGACGCGCCCGCAGGCGAGGCGTTGGACGTGTTGTCCCGCTTTCGGGTCGAGTTCTACGAATGCCTCTACGCCCGCGCGGATGCGCTCTTCGAACTCACCGACGCGGTGCTGTGCGCGGACGGGCCGGTGAAGACGCTGGTCGAGCTGTCGCTGGCGGTCGAGCATCGCCGTGGGCACGGCGCCCTGTACGCAGCCTTGGACCGGGGCTGGACGGAGCCGACGCGGTTGCGCCGGGCCCTGGCCGGCCTGCCGCTGCCAAGGGCGGCCGACGGGCGCATCGTGCTGGCCGTGGATGTGTCCAACTGGTTGCGCCCGGACGCCCCCACCAGCGACGACCGGCTGTTCTGCCACGTCTATGGACGCGGTGACCGCAAGACGGACCAGCTGATTCCCGGATGGCCGTACTCCTTCATCGGCGCGCTGGAGACCGGCCGCACCTCGTGGGTCGCGCTGCTGGACGCCGTGCGCCTGGGCCCCGCCGATGACGCGACCGCCGTCACCACCACCCAACTACGCGATGTCATCAGGCGGTTGACGCAGGCAGGGCATTGGCATCCGGGCGATCCCGAGATCCTGATCGTGATGGACTCCGGCTACGACGTCGCCTACCTCTCCCACGCCCTCGCGGATCTGCCGGTCGTGCTGGTCGGGCGCCTGCGCTCGGACCGCTTCATGCTCCGCGACCCGGGCCCGGCCCGCTGCGGCCCGAAGGGCGGACGGCCCCGCCGGCACGGCGGCGTCCTCACCTTCGCCAAGCCCGACAGCTGGCACGAGCCCGACGTCACCACCAGCACGGACACCACCCGCTACGGCAAGGCCCAAGCGACCGCCTGGGACCGGATACACCCACGACTCACCCACCGCGGCCCCTGGCTGGACCACGCCCAGGAGGAACTGCCCGTCCTGCACGGCACGTTGATCCGTCTCAAGGTCGAGCGCCTGCCGGGCGACCGCGACCCGAAACCGGTCTGGCTGTGGTGCTCCGCCACCGCCGCCACCAGCGCTCAGGTGGACCTGTGGTGGCAGTCCTTCCTGCGCAGATTCGATCTTGAGCACACCTTCAGGCTCATGAAACAGACGCTCGGGTGGACCGCCCCGCAGGTCCGCCACGCCGACACCGCCGACCTGTGGACCTGGCTCGTCATCGATGCCCACACCCAGCTCCGCCTCGCCCGCCCCCTCGCCGAAGACCTCCGCCGCCCCTGGGAACGCCGCACCGAACCCCGCCGCCTCACTCCCGCCCGCGTCCGCCGCGGGTTTCGCAACCTCCGACCGACCACGGCCTGCCCGGCAGCCGCACCGAAACCGTCCCGCCCCGGCCCGGGACGGCCACCCGGTTCGAAGAACAGCAACCGCGCCAAGCGCCACGACGTCGGCAAGACCGTCAAACGCGCCGAGACCATCAAGGAACACCAGGCCCGCCGAGGATAA
- a CDS encoding SOS response-associated peptidase, translated as MCGRYVSTRSAEDVVQLFQVTDWRAEETLAPNWNVAPPNDVWAVLERTARGHDHAAPEGRQLRPLRWGLVPSWAKDVKVGARMINARVETVHEKPAYRRAFAKRRCLLPADGFYEWQQLKDQDTGKARKQPYFIHPENDQMMALAGLYEYWRDPAVKQDDDPSAWLMTCTIITTEATDAAGHVHPRMPLALTPEHYDAWLDPHHQDPDELRALLPQPADGHLDARPVSTAVNNVRNNGPQLLEDTAP; from the coding sequence ATGTGTGGCCGATACGTCTCCACCCGCAGTGCCGAGGATGTGGTCCAGCTCTTCCAGGTCACCGACTGGCGTGCCGAGGAGACGCTCGCGCCGAACTGGAATGTCGCGCCGCCCAACGATGTGTGGGCTGTCCTCGAGCGCACCGCGCGCGGACATGATCACGCCGCACCGGAGGGCAGGCAGTTGCGGCCGCTGCGCTGGGGCCTGGTGCCGTCGTGGGCGAAGGATGTGAAGGTTGGCGCCCGGATGATCAACGCACGGGTGGAGACCGTGCACGAGAAGCCCGCCTACCGCCGCGCGTTCGCCAAGCGCCGCTGTCTGTTGCCCGCCGACGGCTTCTACGAGTGGCAGCAGCTCAAAGATCAGGACACGGGCAAGGCCCGCAAGCAGCCGTACTTCATCCACCCCGAGAACGACCAGATGATGGCGCTCGCCGGACTGTACGAGTACTGGCGCGATCCAGCAGTCAAGCAGGACGACGACCCGTCCGCCTGGCTGATGACCTGCACCATCATCACCACCGAAGCCACCGACGCAGCTGGCCACGTGCACCCGCGCATGCCGCTGGCGCTCACCCCGGAGCACTACGACGCGTGGCTCGACCCCCACCACCAGGACCCCGACGAGTTGCGTGCACTGCTGCCCCAGCCCGCCGACGGCCACCTGGACGCCCGGCCGGTCTCCACAGCAGTCAACAACGTCCGCAACAACGGCCCTCAACTCCTTGAAGACACCGCACCGTAG
- a CDS encoding helix-turn-helix domain-containing protein, with amino-acid sequence MAAERRAPSILGFPHRPEWGPAAHRKALAGHLRRCRDHAGIGPRHAARCIDASESTISRMENGLAALKQAEVEQLLDVYGVRDEPERRRIADLVHEAAQPEPWQPYAHAAPPLLRPLLAMEPAARRIISYEPQLVPGWLQTEEYAEIVIRAAHPTMPAKEIAERVSLRRQRIEMLRRQVDPPVLLAVMDSEVFRRQVGTPGVMYRQIKYLLALLEELRYRLYLQIAPLSVGAVGAIGHPIVHLRFFTPEYLPDMVYLEQYEGAQYREKPSESERYQAVLNNLCGVASPAVQTPALLKAALANWR; translated from the coding sequence ATGGCAGCCGAGCGGAGGGCGCCGTCCATTCTCGGATTTCCGCACCGCCCGGAATGGGGGCCAGCTGCTCACCGCAAGGCCCTGGCCGGGCACCTGCGGCGCTGCCGCGACCACGCCGGGATCGGGCCCCGTCACGCTGCCCGCTGCATCGACGCCTCCGAGTCGACGATCAGCCGCATGGAGAACGGCCTGGCCGCGCTCAAGCAGGCGGAGGTCGAGCAACTGCTGGACGTCTACGGAGTGCGGGATGAACCGGAGCGGCGCAGGATCGCCGACCTGGTCCACGAAGCGGCGCAACCGGAGCCGTGGCAGCCCTACGCCCACGCCGCGCCGCCCCTTCTGCGCCCCCTGCTGGCCATGGAGCCGGCCGCCCGCCGCATCATCTCCTACGAGCCCCAACTGGTGCCGGGCTGGCTGCAGACCGAGGAGTACGCCGAGATCGTGATCCGGGCCGCGCATCCGACCATGCCGGCCAAGGAGATCGCCGAGCGCGTCAGCCTGCGCCGGCAGCGCATCGAGATGCTGCGACGGCAAGTGGACCCACCGGTCCTGCTCGCCGTGATGGACTCCGAAGTCTTCCGCCGCCAGGTCGGCACACCCGGGGTGATGTACCGGCAGATCAAGTACCTGCTCGCGCTGCTGGAGGAGTTGCGCTATCGCCTCTATCTCCAGATCGCCCCGCTGTCGGTGGGCGCCGTAGGAGCCATCGGGCACCCGATCGTGCACTTGAGGTTCTTCACTCCCGAGTACCTGCCCGACATGGTGTACCTCGAGCAGTACGAAGGTGCCCAATACCGGGAGAAGCCCTCGGAGTCCGAGCGCTACCAGGCCGTGCTCAACAACCTGTGCGGCGTGGCCAGCCCCGCCGTACAGACCCCTGCGCTGCTGAAAGCAGCCCTCGCCAACTGGCGTTGA
- a CDS encoding site-specific integrase, which translates to MTTATLTAPPQTPRTLAGAEATTLLQKFPPRQNPEAWHMTEADTDYILALLGHRPLRADGRSAQATRMVGARAILAWLTSFPGSTWQASWDASPAALSPGGWHSTVLEWAVPTVGRRPTSSCLASGALALICADVIRPSPAWLAASSSNALRPAMAAARDPEGFARLEAAFPADIRTTRHASGALKAVARILAAFGGRVEDIVVGDLLALLQLTSHDGARGTRIAYSALRDLGQFPPDAPATLLRLHTRTGQVTPAELVDRYDLRFRLVRDLLVDYLTERQPSLDHNSLINLSAALASNFWSDLERHHEGIDSLHLTPDVAAAWKARVSTVTRRRRLPGGQVVETTEPRSSAPSIKNLVRSFYLDIAQWALDEPARWGPWAAPCPITEADCSDKKVKQQQKTASDQRTRERLPVLPALIRVADRQLREARVRLDALHAAPLGTQFTVLGEVFSAPKSTSRAGLTGQAYDSSGRRRDFEAEEKRAFWGWATIEILRHTGIRIEELLELGHHSIIRYKLPTTGEVVPLLQIAPSKTDQERLLLVTPELADVLSAVVTRVRAANGAIPSVHSYDIHEKVWNEPIPLLYQWNVAGERRPISSNTVRDALNDVLMATGLTDVTGKPLKFQPHDFRRIFITDAILNGLPPHIAQVIAGHSNINTTMGYNAVYPAQAIEAHRSFISRRRTLRPNEEYRAVTSEEWKEFLDHFERRKLALGSCGRAYGTDCIHEHACVRCPVLIVDPDERGRLVEIRDNLNARIAEAEREGWLGEVEGLSVSRDAADEKIAQLDARQKKKDSPVFMGIPSFNQIAARTSSATNGA; encoded by the coding sequence ATGACCACCGCAACGCTCACGGCGCCGCCGCAGACTCCGCGCACGCTCGCCGGCGCCGAGGCCACCACGCTTCTGCAGAAGTTCCCGCCCCGCCAGAACCCCGAAGCCTGGCACATGACCGAAGCCGACACCGACTACATCCTGGCGTTGCTCGGCCACCGGCCTCTCCGCGCCGACGGCCGGAGCGCACAGGCCACGCGCATGGTCGGTGCCCGCGCGATCCTGGCCTGGCTGACGAGCTTCCCCGGCTCGACATGGCAGGCCAGTTGGGACGCGAGCCCAGCCGCTCTCTCACCCGGAGGCTGGCACAGCACGGTCCTCGAGTGGGCCGTTCCCACGGTCGGCCGACGGCCCACTTCGTCCTGCTTGGCCTCCGGCGCACTGGCCTTGATCTGCGCGGACGTCATCCGCCCGTCCCCGGCATGGCTGGCGGCCAGTTCCTCGAATGCCCTGCGCCCAGCCATGGCCGCGGCCCGAGATCCCGAAGGATTCGCCCGCCTGGAGGCCGCGTTCCCCGCGGACATCCGGACCACGCGGCATGCCTCCGGGGCACTCAAAGCCGTCGCCCGCATCCTGGCGGCCTTCGGCGGCCGCGTCGAGGACATCGTCGTCGGCGACCTTCTCGCCCTGCTCCAGCTGACCAGTCACGACGGGGCCCGCGGCACCCGGATCGCATACTCCGCCTTGCGTGACCTTGGTCAGTTCCCGCCGGACGCCCCGGCCACGCTGCTGCGGCTACACACCCGCACCGGGCAGGTGACCCCGGCGGAACTCGTGGACCGCTACGACCTGCGCTTTCGTCTAGTCCGCGACCTCCTCGTCGACTACCTCACCGAACGTCAGCCCTCGCTCGACCACAACTCTCTGATCAATCTGTCGGCGGCCCTGGCCAGCAACTTCTGGAGCGACCTGGAACGCCATCACGAGGGCATCGACTCGCTCCACCTGACCCCGGACGTTGCGGCCGCCTGGAAGGCCCGGGTCAGCACGGTCACCCGTCGCCGTCGCCTGCCGGGCGGCCAGGTCGTCGAGACGACCGAACCGCGCAGCAGTGCACCCTCGATCAAGAATCTCGTCCGGTCCTTCTACCTCGACATCGCCCAGTGGGCCCTGGACGAGCCGGCCCGGTGGGGCCCTTGGGCGGCACCTTGCCCCATCACCGAAGCCGACTGCTCGGACAAGAAGGTCAAGCAACAGCAGAAGACCGCCTCGGACCAGCGGACGCGTGAGCGACTCCCCGTCCTGCCCGCGCTCATCCGTGTCGCCGACCGCCAGCTCAGAGAAGCCCGCGTTCGCCTGGATGCGCTCCACGCTGCCCCGCTCGGCACCCAGTTCACCGTCCTCGGCGAGGTCTTCTCCGCACCGAAGAGCACTTCCCGGGCCGGTCTCACGGGCCAGGCATACGACTCCTCAGGCCGTCGACGCGACTTCGAGGCCGAAGAGAAGCGGGCCTTCTGGGGCTGGGCCACCATCGAAATCCTGCGGCACACCGGCATCCGCATCGAGGAACTGCTGGAGCTCGGACACCACAGCATCATCCGTTACAAGCTTCCCACCACCGGGGAAGTCGTTCCGCTTCTCCAAATCGCGCCGTCGAAAACTGACCAAGAACGTCTACTGCTGGTCACTCCCGAACTGGCCGACGTCCTGAGCGCGGTGGTCACCCGAGTCCGCGCTGCGAACGGGGCAATCCCGTCCGTCCATAGCTACGACATCCACGAGAAGGTCTGGAACGAACCAATTCCGCTTCTCTATCAGTGGAACGTCGCTGGCGAAAGGCGGCCGATCTCGTCCAATACCGTCCGCGATGCCCTCAACGATGTGCTCATGGCGACCGGATTGACCGACGTCACCGGAAAGCCGTTGAAGTTCCAACCTCACGACTTTCGACGGATCTTCATCACGGACGCCATCCTCAATGGGTTGCCGCCACACATCGCTCAAGTCATCGCAGGTCACAGCAATATCAACACGACCATGGGTTACAACGCCGTCTATCCGGCACAGGCCATCGAGGCCCACCGGTCGTTCATCTCGCGCCGTCGCACCCTTCGCCCCAACGAAGAATACCGAGCGGTCACATCGGAGGAATGGAAGGAGTTCCTGGACCACTTCGAGCGGCGCAAACTGGCGCTGGGATCATGTGGGCGAGCATACGGGACGGACTGCATCCACGAGCACGCTTGTGTTCGCTGCCCGGTCCTCATCGTGGATCCCGATGAACGAGGGCGACTTGTCGAAATTCGCGACAACCTCAATGCCCGGATCGCCGAAGCCGAACGGGAAGGCTGGCTCGGCGAGGTCGAGGGTCTCTCAGTGAGCCGGGACGCCGCAGATGAGAAGATCGCTCAGCTTGACGCAAGGCAGAAGAAGAAGGACTCGCCAGTGTTCATGGGGATTCCGAGCTTCAACCAGATTGCCGCTCGCACCAGCTCTGCAACCAACGGAGCCTGA
- a CDS encoding RNA polymerase sigma factor: MTRPVPDPPLDFQAFYQRYHRAYLRYAYLHLGERKAAIETVESVFVQLLESWSDVLTQPSVQRYAHSVLRRTLANQMVLRHGNTALVETATFAKVRMATRRQLEVLESSLGLYAAIARLPERQMDVVVMRFVLGYDVLTVAEIMGVSAGTVRSHVHAARRRLARDLGVQYSKETEAEEIA; encoded by the coding sequence ATGACCCGCCCGGTGCCAGACCCGCCGCTTGACTTCCAGGCCTTCTACCAGCGCTACCACCGCGCCTACCTGCGCTACGCGTACCTACACCTCGGGGAGCGCAAGGCCGCGATCGAGACGGTGGAATCAGTCTTCGTCCAGCTCCTGGAGAGCTGGTCCGACGTCCTCACGCAGCCCAGCGTGCAGCGCTACGCCCACTCCGTGCTGCGCCGCACCCTCGCCAACCAGATGGTGCTGCGCCACGGCAACACGGCCCTGGTGGAGACGGCGACCTTCGCCAAGGTGCGCATGGCCACGCGCCGACAGCTGGAGGTGCTGGAGTCCTCGCTCGGCCTGTACGCCGCCATCGCGCGCCTGCCCGAACGGCAGATGGACGTCGTCGTCATGCGCTTCGTGCTGGGTTACGACGTGCTGACGGTCGCCGAGATCATGGGCGTCTCGGCGGGGACGGTGCGCTCGCACGTTCATGCCGCGCGCCGGCGGTTAGCGCGTGACCTCGGAGTGCAGTACAGCAAGGAAACGGAAGCGGAGGAGATCGCATGA
- a CDS encoding AlbA family DNA-binding domain-containing protein — protein sequence MVALRSRRLEGLFGAPLDTVSYTQIAALKTNSVSESYDLEFKGELYGGNDKAKRDLAGDVAALANTAGGVLLLGVAEDDQARAAELPGVALSDSEVLRYRSIVADMVHPLPTFDVRQIEDPDKPGQGLLMIAVLRSPSAPHGVLVNEGLRYPRRNGASIIYLSESEVAAAYQDRFARRQTRHEDLLRYEGDLISRLDVSDQTYVVVTLVPDLGGDFTLDTSTLRAFQQETRDKDLLVFPRGVHVRHVMVGSRRLIAHGGREPAKASWIACELHQSGAGSFAALASDRASLAPPGHQDKTAAVSRILDEDLVVDIWSGLRLLARHARDRAAAGGPATVSATICPVAPELPAELRHPRGHIGGQLGTHQTTETPRVTSVFDIDDLAENGPALIAATSAMSAGLIQHFGYPETPQMTTDGMIRSQYWSAQRYGPAVREWAAQAEVVLSDETLD from the coding sequence ATGGTCGCTCTTCGTTCCCGTCGTCTGGAAGGGCTCTTCGGAGCCCCGCTGGACACGGTCTCGTACACCCAGATCGCCGCCCTGAAGACGAACTCGGTCTCCGAGTCCTACGACCTGGAGTTCAAGGGGGAGCTCTACGGCGGCAACGACAAGGCCAAACGAGACTTGGCCGGTGACGTGGCGGCGCTCGCCAACACGGCCGGCGGAGTGCTGCTCCTCGGGGTTGCCGAAGACGACCAGGCCCGAGCGGCCGAGCTTCCCGGCGTCGCGCTCAGCGACAGCGAGGTGCTGCGATACCGCAGCATCGTCGCCGACATGGTCCACCCGCTGCCCACCTTCGACGTCCGCCAGATCGAGGACCCGGACAAGCCCGGTCAGGGCTTGCTGATGATCGCGGTGCTCCGCAGCCCCTCCGCCCCGCACGGGGTGCTGGTCAACGAGGGCCTGCGTTACCCCAGGCGCAACGGGGCCAGCATCATCTACCTGTCCGAGTCCGAGGTCGCAGCCGCCTATCAGGACCGCTTCGCCCGCCGCCAGACCCGCCACGAGGACCTGCTCCGCTACGAAGGCGACCTGATCAGCCGACTGGACGTGAGCGACCAGACGTACGTCGTCGTCACCCTGGTCCCGGATCTCGGCGGCGACTTCACCCTCGACACCAGCACCCTCCGTGCCTTCCAGCAGGAAACCCGCGACAAGGACCTGCTCGTCTTCCCGCGAGGGGTGCATGTCCGCCACGTGATGGTGGGCAGCCGCCGCCTGATCGCGCACGGCGGCCGCGAGCCAGCCAAGGCCAGCTGGATCGCGTGCGAGTTGCACCAGAGTGGCGCCGGCTCCTTCGCCGCCCTCGCCTCCGACCGCGCCTCCCTTGCCCCGCCGGGCCACCAGGACAAGACCGCGGCTGTGAGCCGGATCCTCGACGAGGACTTGGTCGTGGACATCTGGTCCGGTCTGCGCCTGCTGGCCCGCCATGCGCGGGATCGGGCTGCCGCCGGCGGTCCTGCCACGGTCTCCGCGACCATCTGTCCCGTCGCACCCGAACTGCCAGCCGAACTGCGGCACCCACGCGGGCACATCGGTGGTCAGCTCGGCACCCATCAGACAACGGAGACACCCCGAGTAACGTCCGTCTTCGACATCGACGACCTCGCCGAGAATGGGCCAGCACTGATCGCGGCTACCTCCGCCATGTCAGCCGGCCTCATCCAGCACTTCGGCTACCCCGAGACGCCGCAGATGACCACGGACGGCATGATCCGCAGCCAGTACTGGAGCGCGCAACGGTACGGCCCCGCCGTACGGGAGTGGGCCGCCCAAGCCGAAGTCGTCCTGTCGGACGAAACCCTCGACTGA
- a CDS encoding tyrosine-type recombinase/integrase has protein sequence MRDARTVERDLKTFVLPEIGRLQATGDAWEPYRLIDPEGRPVEPVAVYFKDLLAADSPATTLYSYGNDLLRWWRFLWAHDIKWDRAVREDARDFTLWMQLADKPVRVHWRHRSKNPAEIPRRKPPTLAPGTPNPVTGKPTVGKKYAPSTRAHCETVLRTFYDFHLGLNSGQLLVNPFPLDRNRRKGRPHAHHNPADEFKHERTGRYRPTVPERIPRRIPDDKYTEVFAGLRSHRDRALLAFWASSAARSEELLTATERDALPGQQLIGVIRKGTQDYQQLPTSPDAFIWLRLYQEEAWKKGVPRGRNQPLWWTLRRPWRPLEYDAARMMFNRANELLGANWTLHDLRHTATYRMTEDPEMSLTHVQHILGHKDQRTLQKYIRPSRDEVISAGLAHHARQEAKKKNPPPAPAAPAYNEDSLNTLFGGLVA, from the coding sequence GTGCGTGATGCAAGGACAGTTGAACGAGATCTGAAGACCTTTGTGCTGCCCGAGATCGGGCGGTTGCAAGCGACGGGAGACGCCTGGGAGCCGTACCGACTGATCGACCCGGAAGGCCGGCCCGTCGAACCCGTCGCGGTCTACTTCAAGGACCTGCTCGCCGCAGACAGCCCTGCCACCACGCTGTACTCGTACGGCAACGACCTGCTCCGCTGGTGGCGATTCCTGTGGGCTCACGACATCAAGTGGGACCGCGCGGTACGTGAGGACGCCCGGGACTTCACCCTGTGGATGCAGCTCGCCGACAAGCCGGTCCGCGTGCACTGGCGACACCGCAGCAAGAACCCGGCCGAGATACCCCGCCGCAAGCCCCCGACCCTCGCGCCGGGAACGCCGAACCCGGTGACCGGGAAGCCGACGGTCGGCAAGAAGTACGCACCCAGCACCCGGGCCCACTGCGAAACCGTGCTGCGGACCTTCTACGACTTCCACCTCGGCCTCAACAGCGGCCAGTTGCTGGTCAACCCGTTCCCTCTGGACCGCAACCGCCGCAAGGGGCGGCCCCACGCCCACCACAACCCGGCGGACGAGTTCAAGCACGAACGGACCGGCCGCTACCGGCCGACCGTCCCGGAACGGATCCCCCGCCGAATTCCGGACGACAAGTACACCGAGGTCTTCGCCGGCCTGCGCTCGCATCGCGACCGCGCCCTGCTCGCCTTCTGGGCCTCCAGCGCCGCCCGGTCGGAAGAGTTGCTGACCGCGACCGAACGCGACGCCCTGCCCGGCCAGCAGCTCATCGGCGTGATCCGCAAAGGCACCCAGGACTACCAGCAACTCCCCACGTCCCCCGACGCGTTCATCTGGCTCCGGCTCTACCAGGAAGAAGCCTGGAAGAAGGGCGTCCCACGAGGCCGCAACCAGCCGCTTTGGTGGACTCTGCGGCGCCCCTGGCGGCCTCTTGAATACGACGCGGCCCGGATGATGTTCAACCGCGCCAACGAGCTCCTGGGCGCCAACTGGACACTCCACGACCTGCGGCACACCGCCACCTACCGCATGACCGAGGATCCCGAAATGTCGCTGACCCACGTCCAGCACATCCTCGGCCACAAGGACCAGCGCACGCTGCAGAAGTACATCCGCCCGAGCCGGGACGAGGTCATCTCGGCCGGTCTGGCACACCACGCCCGACAGGAGGCGAAGAAGAAGAACCCGCCGCCGGCTCCCGCGGCACCCGCCTACAACGAGGACTCGCTGAACACCCTCTTCGGAGGGCTCGTCGCATGA
- a CDS encoding SAM-dependent methyltransferase, translating into MRVSLPYGVDVTVPSVARMYDSLLGGKDNYPADRAACTELLKQVPSMRELALNNRQFLRRVVHVLAAKYGIRQFIDHGSGLPTQDNVHEIAQRVDAASRVVYIDNDPIVRTIGGILLESNENTAVLQADIRDTDAIFSSEPVEQLIDLNEPVAALFVSVLHCIPDASGPADLIAQVAGRLPAGSMMVVCQLVSDSAQVRNFVTGFMDEQTQGHWGRVREKRDVAAFCAPLDLIEPGLVEVSAWRAEKDDVPAQLSWEWEEYGGVGFVRP; encoded by the coding sequence ATGCGCGTGAGCCTGCCGTACGGGGTCGACGTGACGGTTCCGAGCGTGGCCCGTATGTACGACAGCCTGCTGGGCGGGAAGGACAACTATCCCGCGGACCGTGCGGCGTGCACCGAGCTGCTCAAGCAAGTGCCGAGCATGCGGGAACTGGCTCTGAACAACCGGCAGTTCCTGCGCCGCGTGGTGCATGTGCTGGCCGCGAAGTACGGCATCCGCCAATTCATCGATCATGGATCCGGGCTGCCGACCCAGGACAACGTCCATGAGATCGCCCAGCGGGTGGATGCAGCCAGCCGAGTCGTCTACATCGACAACGACCCCATCGTCCGCACCATCGGCGGCATTCTGCTGGAGAGCAACGAGAACACCGCTGTGCTCCAGGCGGACATACGGGATACCGACGCGATCTTCTCCAGTGAACCGGTGGAGCAGCTGATCGACCTCAACGAGCCGGTGGCGGCGTTGTTCGTGTCGGTCCTGCACTGCATCCCGGATGCCTCCGGGCCGGCCGATCTGATCGCCCAGGTCGCCGGCCGGCTGCCGGCGGGCAGCATGATGGTCGTGTGCCAGCTGGTCAGCGACTCCGCGCAGGTCCGCAACTTCGTCACCGGCTTCATGGACGAGCAGACCCAGGGCCACTGGGGCCGGGTGCGCGAGAAGAGGGATGTCGCCGCCTTCTGCGCCCCGCTGGACCTGATCGAGCCCGGCCTGGTGGAGGTCTCCGCCTGGCGGGCCGAGAAGGACGACGTGCCGGCCCAGCTCAGCTGGGAGTGGGAAGAGTACGGCGGGGTTGGCTTCGTCAGGCCCTGA
- a CDS encoding ATP-binding protein produces MTPRHDETLLPPRTAAASGSRRPQALFLGDPPASTANLAVRSGLGSTPFTARRIPATANSCYIARKFTRQAVLRWNLDAICDDAVQIASELVANAIRHGQSHTAASDEEQSAVWLALALRPQTLLCVVRDPSRRRPMLTPPPPLAERHRGLPIVNALSNTWGWTTNPQTRGKTVWARVTLPAA; encoded by the coding sequence ATGACGCCACGTCACGACGAGACCTTGCTGCCACCACGCACGGCTGCAGCGTCCGGCTCCCGAAGACCGCAGGCTCTCTTCCTCGGCGACCCCCCGGCCTCCACCGCGAATCTGGCCGTGCGCAGCGGCCTGGGCAGCACCCCGTTCACCGCCCGCCGCATCCCCGCCACCGCCAACAGCTGCTACATCGCACGGAAGTTCACACGCCAGGCCGTGCTGCGGTGGAACCTCGACGCCATCTGTGACGACGCCGTCCAGATCGCCTCCGAGCTCGTCGCCAACGCCATCCGCCACGGTCAGAGCCACACCGCCGCATCGGACGAGGAGCAAAGTGCCGTGTGGCTGGCACTGGCCCTGCGCCCTCAGACACTGCTGTGCGTGGTACGCGACCCGAGCCGACGCCGCCCGATGCTCACCCCTCCCCCACCCCTGGCCGAACGCCACCGCGGACTGCCCATCGTCAACGCACTCAGCAACACCTGGGGCTGGACCACCAACCCCCAGACACGCGGCAAAACCGTGTGGGCACGCGTCACTTTGCCTGCCGCCTGA
- a CDS encoding DUF397 domain-containing protein, whose protein sequence is MQRVENGVGAGEIEGAQWRKSRRSGGNGNCVEIAALPGGGVAMRNSRFPSGPALIYTREEIEAFFGGVKDGEFDFALK, encoded by the coding sequence ATGCAACGGGTGGAAAACGGGGTCGGTGCGGGTGAGATCGAGGGCGCGCAATGGCGTAAGAGCCGCCGCAGCGGCGGAAACGGCAACTGTGTGGAGATTGCCGCCCTGCCCGGTGGCGGCGTCGCGATGCGGAATTCGCGGTTTCCCTCCGGGCCCGCTCTCATCTACACGCGTGAGGAGATCGAGGCCTTCTTCGGCGGTGTCAAAGACGGCGAGTTCGATTTCGCGCTCAAATAA